A single window of Syntrophotalea acetylenica DNA harbors:
- a CDS encoding SDR family oxidoreductase produces the protein MNNNIKGKVVVITGASSGLGEATARLLSAQGASVVLGARRFERLQTLAEELNQGGGKVLAIPTDVTELDQVKRLVDTTVQTYGRIDVIINNAGLMPLSLLERLKIDDWNQMIDVNIKGVLNGIAAALPYMQEQKSGQVINVSSVAGHKVRPGNVVYAATKHAVRVLSEGLRQEVKPYNIRTTIISPGAVATELPDSVTESDVADNIRNFYEAYAIPADSFARAVAFAMSQPDNVDINEILYRPTAQEL, from the coding sequence GTGAACAACAACATCAAAGGAAAAGTCGTAGTCATTACTGGCGCAAGCAGCGGGCTGGGTGAGGCAACCGCCCGGCTCCTCTCGGCCCAGGGCGCAAGCGTCGTGCTGGGTGCGCGGCGTTTCGAGCGCCTCCAGACACTGGCAGAAGAGTTGAACCAGGGCGGTGGCAAGGTTTTGGCCATCCCTACGGACGTTACCGAACTCGACCAAGTGAAGCGACTGGTCGACACTACCGTACAGACCTACGGGCGTATCGATGTCATCATCAACAATGCCGGGCTGATGCCGCTCTCGCTGCTTGAACGCCTCAAGATCGACGACTGGAACCAAATGATTGACGTTAACATTAAGGGTGTGCTGAATGGCATCGCTGCGGCGCTCCCGTATATGCAGGAGCAGAAGAGCGGGCAGGTCATCAATGTTTCCTCGGTGGCCGGGCACAAGGTCCGCCCCGGAAACGTGGTCTATGCGGCGACCAAGCACGCGGTGCGGGTTCTGTCTGAGGGACTCCGCCAGGAGGTAAAACCTTACAACATCAGAACGACAATAATCTCGCCGGGGGCGGTGGCCACGGAGCTGCCGGACAGTGTCACCGAGTCGGATGTCGCCGACAATATTCGCAATTTCTATGAGGCATATGCGATCCCGGCTGATTCCTTTGCGCGAGCGGTCGCCTTTGCCATGAGCCAGCCTGATAATGTGGATATAAACGAAATCCTGTATCGGCCGACGGCTCAGGAATTGTGA
- a CDS encoding iron-containing alcohol dehydrogenase has protein sequence MEFMFGIPSFVQFGCGVAKQTGEVAKQLGAKKVFFVYDKGVKAAGLTDVVLSSLKEAGLEVMEYDEVLPNPPDTIVEEAAQKAKAFQADVMVALGGGSSIDCAKAINILQTNPSPINQYDGLNLVKNPTKPLIAIPTTSGTASEVTAFSIVTDTTKKKKMVIGGQFVGATMALADPEMTMGMPPAITASTGMDALTHAIEAYVSKGAMVPTDLFALKAIELIYKNLEKATKTGQDLEARTNMLLGSMLAGYAFNSAVLGLVHSIAHPLSVHCGLPHGVANAIGLPFVMEFNGVAVPEKTKDIALAMGLDVADKSAEEAVTVAVEAVKSLSKKLEIPKLHDLDVPKDLFDRLAEDALKEISTMFNPRDVTKEDVLQILEKAY, from the coding sequence ATGGAATTCATGTTTGGTATCCCTAGCTTTGTTCAATTTGGTTGTGGCGTTGCAAAACAAACCGGTGAGGTAGCAAAACAGCTAGGAGCGAAAAAGGTATTTTTTGTCTATGACAAAGGTGTCAAGGCCGCCGGTTTGACAGATGTGGTGCTCAGTTCATTGAAGGAAGCGGGTCTTGAGGTTATGGAATATGACGAGGTGTTGCCCAATCCTCCTGACACTATTGTTGAAGAAGCTGCCCAAAAGGCAAAAGCTTTTCAAGCTGATGTTATGGTGGCACTCGGCGGTGGTTCCTCCATCGATTGCGCTAAAGCCATCAACATTCTGCAGACTAACCCGTCTCCTATCAATCAATATGATGGCCTTAATCTGGTGAAAAATCCGACCAAGCCGCTTATCGCTATCCCCACCACCTCCGGGACTGCCAGTGAAGTAACGGCTTTTTCCATTGTCACTGATACTACCAAAAAGAAGAAGATGGTTATCGGTGGCCAATTTGTCGGTGCTACCATGGCCCTGGCCGATCCCGAGATGACCATGGGGATGCCGCCGGCTATTACTGCTTCCACGGGTATGGACGCCTTAACTCATGCCATTGAAGCCTATGTTTCCAAAGGGGCCATGGTGCCCACTGACCTGTTTGCCCTCAAGGCCATCGAACTGATCTATAAAAACTTGGAAAAAGCAACCAAGACCGGGCAGGACCTGGAAGCCCGAACAAATATGTTGCTCGGTTCTATGCTTGCCGGCTATGCCTTCAACAGCGCTGTACTTGGCTTGGTGCACAGTATCGCCCATCCCCTAAGCGTTCATTGCGGCTTGCCTCATGGGGTTGCAAACGCTATTGGTCTGCCTTTTGTTATGGAATTCAACGGTGTTGCCGTTCCAGAAAAAACCAAGGATATTGCCTTGGCTATGGGGCTTGACGTAGCCGACAAGTCGGCTGAAGAGGCTGTAACTGTTGCTGTTGAAGCCGTTAAATCTCTGTCCAAAAAACTGGAAATTCCCAAATTACATGATTTGGATGTTCCCAAAGACTTGTTTGATCGGCTGGCCGAGGATGCGCTGAAAGAAATTTCGACCATGTTCAATCCTCGCGATGTTACCAAGGAGGATGTACTGCAAATCCTTGAAAAGGCCTATTAA
- a CDS encoding aldehyde ferredoxin oxidoreductase family protein yields MELFGGRALIAKILNDEVDPKCDALGKENKLIFCVGLLADTPAPCSGRLSVGGKSPLTGTIKEANAGGTFAQYLFSLGLKAFIIEDQPADDDWHIVVLGEDSVEFLPAEKYLGMNNYELVACLQQEFGAKISIASIGCAGERGYRNSTVQITDPDGKPARAAARGGLGAVMGSKKIKAFVIKEKGNYRGEMLDKTAFAVRNKTYSKALLGNHVVGGLRALGTAVLVNVTNGMGILTTKNFSKGTFEHAEAISGEHIAELQGDRNGVMVHACHPGCIIKCSQIYNDADGNYLTSGFEYETIGLVGANCEIKDIDAIARIDRMCDDLGIDTMDAGCTIGVAMEAGEIPWGDGEAAIQLVQEMIDGTERGRILGNGTETAGKHFGVKRIPTAKGQALAAYDPRGLKGTGVTYATSPMGGDHTCGNVIGMPGDPADKEGKVELSRNAQVAMALMDSLGMCIFASFAFENPENIQLLAEMVGAKYGGDWDIEKLMGLGVQCLSLEKNFNRLAGFTEKDDRLPAFFSEEALPESGNVFDVPNEELDAALPF; encoded by the coding sequence ATGGAGCTGTTTGGTGGGCGAGCACTCATCGCCAAAATTCTTAATGATGAGGTTGACCCCAAATGTGATGCCTTGGGGAAGGAAAACAAACTTATATTTTGCGTTGGCCTTCTGGCAGATACGCCTGCGCCTTGCTCGGGTCGACTTTCCGTTGGTGGCAAAAGCCCCCTGACCGGCACCATCAAGGAGGCCAATGCCGGGGGTACTTTTGCCCAATACCTTTTTAGCCTGGGCCTGAAGGCTTTCATCATCGAAGACCAGCCTGCTGATGACGATTGGCACATTGTCGTGCTCGGAGAAGATTCTGTCGAATTCCTGCCTGCTGAAAAGTATCTTGGCATGAATAATTACGAGCTGGTTGCCTGTCTTCAGCAGGAGTTTGGCGCCAAAATAAGTATCGCATCGATCGGTTGCGCGGGTGAGCGTGGCTACCGCAATTCGACGGTTCAAATTACAGATCCCGATGGGAAACCCGCCAGAGCAGCGGCACGCGGAGGGCTTGGTGCAGTTATGGGCTCCAAAAAAATCAAGGCCTTTGTCATTAAAGAAAAAGGGAATTACCGGGGTGAGATGCTTGATAAGACAGCCTTTGCGGTAAGAAATAAAACTTATTCTAAGGCGCTTCTTGGCAATCACGTTGTCGGCGGCTTGCGCGCGCTGGGTACGGCTGTTTTGGTCAATGTAACCAATGGCATGGGGATTCTTACCACCAAAAATTTCAGCAAGGGTACCTTTGAGCATGCCGAGGCCATCAGTGGTGAACACATTGCCGAATTGCAGGGAGATCGTAATGGAGTAATGGTACATGCCTGTCACCCTGGTTGCATCATCAAGTGTTCACAGATTTATAACGATGCTGACGGCAACTATCTGACTTCCGGCTTTGAATACGAAACCATAGGTTTGGTTGGGGCCAATTGCGAAATTAAAGACATTGACGCCATTGCACGGATCGATCGGATGTGTGATGACCTCGGAATTGATACCATGGATGCAGGGTGTACCATCGGTGTGGCCATGGAGGCCGGAGAAATTCCTTGGGGCGACGGAGAGGCTGCCATTCAGCTCGTTCAGGAAATGATTGATGGTACGGAACGCGGCCGAATTCTTGGTAATGGCACTGAAACTGCCGGCAAGCATTTTGGCGTAAAGCGAATCCCCACTGCTAAAGGTCAGGCCCTTGCGGCCTATGATCCTCGGGGTCTTAAGGGTACCGGCGTGACTTATGCCACCTCGCCTATGGGAGGCGATCATACATGCGGAAATGTTATCGGTATGCCTGGCGATCCCGCTGACAAAGAAGGCAAGGTCGAGCTTTCCCGGAATGCGCAAGTTGCCATGGCATTGATGGATTCCTTGGGCATGTGTATCTTTGCCAGCTTCGCTTTTGAGAACCCGGAAAACATTCAACTGCTTGCCGAGATGGTAGGAGCTAAATACGGTGGCGATTGGGATATCGAAAAACTGATGGGCTTAGGAGTCCAGTGCCTTTCTCTGGAGAAAAACTTCAATCGATTGGCAGGTTTCACGGAAAAAGATGACCGACTCCCCGCTTTCTTCTCTGAGGAAGCTTTGCCTGAGTCTGGAAATGTTTTCGACGTTCCCAATGAAGAACTCGATGCGGCACTGCCTTTCTAG
- a CDS encoding MFS transporter encodes MEDKNVYSNYRWLVLLAGSVAILSLYINMIVFAPVLGDIASNLQIDVGSATNLMMGFVLAVACVLTFGGVVCDKCGITAALVLGLLCTSVPAVLMPIIGSNYGTVFLCRLVQGASVGFVFATIGPIMALWFPPKEQGLAAGILFGSLSLGSTVGVVCSPALLTLLGSWQKMVAFMSIPGWIAIVLALVFTRRQPSPAVLKSLGDVMASGVQVSFIKALALPKTWLITLVIVCNAWGLYVLYNLVPPYLASPASMGVGLPPVTAGNISLALTAVGIFAPFVGGLFFDKIARGNPKPAVLFGFLISGGFAYLILLEPVFSQMGYLVLCLMIAGWGIPFMNASLSAFISMNYPPSILGRMVGFCYGVGTFGGALGLYLGGKAIATTGSFYWALAMITIVSVFGMAIILLIREKKTSVSDERCAAEAS; translated from the coding sequence ATGGAAGATAAGAATGTGTACTCAAACTATCGATGGTTGGTGTTGCTTGCTGGAAGTGTGGCCATTTTGTCTCTTTATATCAACATGATTGTTTTTGCCCCGGTTCTCGGTGACATCGCCTCAAATTTGCAGATTGATGTTGGTTCAGCCACCAACCTTATGATGGGTTTCGTTCTGGCGGTGGCGTGTGTGCTGACTTTCGGGGGCGTCGTTTGTGATAAGTGCGGGATTACCGCCGCACTTGTACTTGGATTGCTTTGCACCTCAGTCCCCGCGGTTTTGATGCCAATTATCGGAAGCAACTACGGAACAGTCTTTTTGTGTCGATTGGTACAAGGGGCCTCGGTCGGTTTTGTATTTGCGACAATAGGACCGATTATGGCTCTGTGGTTTCCCCCCAAAGAACAGGGGCTGGCTGCAGGGATTCTTTTTGGTTCCCTCTCGCTTGGTTCCACTGTTGGTGTGGTCTGTTCTCCCGCCTTACTTACCCTTTTGGGGAGTTGGCAAAAGATGGTTGCGTTTATGTCGATCCCGGGGTGGATAGCAATAGTGCTTGCCTTGGTCTTTACCCGCAGGCAGCCCTCTCCCGCAGTGCTTAAGTCGCTTGGGGATGTTATGGCTTCGGGCGTTCAGGTTTCTTTCATCAAGGCCCTCGCGTTGCCAAAAACTTGGCTAATTACCTTGGTGATTGTTTGCAATGCCTGGGGGTTGTACGTCTTATACAACTTGGTTCCTCCTTATCTGGCATCGCCGGCGTCCATGGGGGTTGGATTGCCCCCGGTAACGGCAGGTAATATTTCGTTGGCACTGACTGCAGTCGGAATCTTTGCTCCGTTTGTCGGCGGATTGTTTTTCGATAAAATTGCTCGTGGAAACCCCAAGCCCGCAGTACTCTTTGGCTTTTTGATTTCAGGGGGGTTCGCTTATTTGATTCTGCTGGAACCCGTTTTCAGCCAAATGGGGTATTTGGTGTTGTGTCTTATGATCGCTGGGTGGGGGATTCCGTTTATGAACGCCTCCCTTAGTGCCTTTATCAGCATGAATTACCCACCGAGTATTCTCGGCCGAATGGTTGGTTTTTGTTATGGCGTCGGCACATTTGGCGGTGCCTTGGGTCTTTATCTGGGTGGTAAAGCAATCGCAACGACAGGCAGTTTCTATTGGGCTCTTGCCATGATTACAATTGTTTCGGTTTTTGGGATGGCGATAATTCTTTTAATACGAGAGAAAAAAACTTCAGTCTCAGATGAACGGTGTGCCGCCGAAGCTTCTTGA
- a CDS encoding alpha-keto acid decarboxylase family protein produces the protein MKMTIGNFLFMRLQQIGVGHMFGVPGDYNLQLLEQMKEVDGIEFIGTCNELNAAYAADGYARTNGVGALLTTYGVGDLSAVCGIAGSCAEHVPVVFISGVPPLYAMKNRLRVHHSLAEGDFDNIMNCLKEFTVVNTRLTPGNAAEEIDRALIRCWREKMPVYLQVPSNISYLMVDVSDFKLELKLPASDPERLESAARHIAKLLNEAKKPALLIDMDADRSMLVEGLTSVVKKRQVPYAAFRTGKALLSETDPLFLGVYIGEASELSVKEAIGTSDCLIATAPCFVESSPMVSPSGIPITAHVYIRGGDVTVEGEVYEGVTARELVFRLTELVESCPERFEQPTSFTNVPTPQPGASLTQARLWPRMRGFIRPGDVVVADNGTSNISLTDVRLPENTKYISQLIWGSIGYSLPALLGSMMAARDRRHVLFIGDGSFQLTGQELSTILKSELKPIIFLLNNRGYTIERYILGMREAYNDIANWRYSALPAVFAPDIDTFVETVGTEDKLEEVLQKVEGCNCACFIELLLDPEDAPAALKTFGPLTAKLDYGPRGPQRTS, from the coding sequence ATGAAAATGACAATTGGAAATTTTCTTTTTATGCGCCTCCAGCAGATTGGAGTAGGGCATATGTTTGGCGTTCCCGGTGACTACAATCTCCAGTTATTGGAGCAAATGAAAGAAGTGGATGGCATAGAATTTATCGGCACCTGTAATGAGTTGAACGCTGCCTATGCTGCGGATGGATACGCCCGCACAAACGGGGTTGGAGCGTTACTCACGACTTATGGCGTAGGAGATCTCAGCGCCGTCTGCGGGATTGCCGGCTCTTGTGCCGAACACGTTCCCGTCGTTTTCATCTCCGGTGTTCCCCCTCTCTACGCAATGAAGAATCGGTTGCGGGTCCATCACTCGCTAGCTGAAGGGGATTTCGATAATATTATGAATTGCCTCAAGGAATTCACGGTCGTGAACACAAGGCTGACTCCTGGCAATGCCGCGGAAGAAATAGACCGCGCTCTTATCCGCTGCTGGAGGGAAAAAATGCCTGTCTACCTCCAAGTTCCTTCAAACATCTCGTACCTGATGGTCGACGTTTCGGACTTTAAGCTGGAACTGAAACTTCCCGCAAGCGATCCCGAACGCTTGGAGAGTGCCGCCAGACACATTGCCAAACTGTTGAATGAAGCCAAAAAACCAGCCCTGCTTATCGATATGGATGCCGACCGCTCCATGCTCGTAGAAGGTCTCACCTCAGTTGTGAAGAAAAGACAGGTGCCTTATGCCGCATTCCGTACCGGAAAGGCGCTTCTGAGTGAAACTGATCCTCTCTTTCTGGGCGTCTACATCGGCGAGGCTTCAGAACTTTCAGTAAAAGAAGCGATTGGGACATCCGATTGCCTGATTGCAACAGCACCGTGCTTTGTCGAGAGCAGCCCGATGGTATCACCGAGCGGCATTCCCATCACAGCCCACGTATATATTCGGGGGGGAGACGTCACCGTCGAGGGCGAGGTCTACGAAGGGGTGACGGCGAGAGAGTTGGTTTTCCGACTGACAGAACTGGTTGAGAGCTGTCCAGAAAGATTTGAGCAACCTACATCCTTCACAAATGTTCCCACCCCTCAACCTGGGGCTTCGTTGACGCAGGCTCGCCTATGGCCGAGAATGAGAGGGTTCATTCGTCCGGGCGACGTTGTTGTCGCGGACAACGGCACCTCCAATATCTCCCTGACTGACGTGCGGTTGCCGGAAAATACCAAGTACATATCCCAACTCATCTGGGGTTCTATCGGTTATTCGCTACCAGCGCTGCTTGGTTCGATGATGGCCGCACGCGATCGACGACACGTCCTGTTCATCGGCGACGGGTCGTTTCAACTCACAGGACAAGAACTATCGACAATCCTAAAATCGGAACTGAAACCCATCATTTTTCTACTGAACAATCGCGGATACACAATAGAGCGCTATATACTGGGCATGCGCGAGGCCTATAACGACATCGCCAACTGGCGATACTCTGCGCTGCCTGCCGTCTTCGCGCCCGATATAGATACTTTTGTTGAAACTGTAGGAACTGAGGATAAGCTCGAAGAGGTCCTTCAAAAAGTCGAGGGATGCAACTGCGCCTGCTTCATTGAACTTCTTCTGGATCCTGAGGATGCACCTGCAGCCCTGAAAACTTTCGGTCCCCTGACTGCGAAATTGGATTACGGACCTAGAGGCCCTCAACGCACCTCATGA
- a CDS encoding aldo/keto reductase, whose translation MKKRKLGNSNLEVSSIGFGCMGLSYGYGPATDKKEGIALIRAAVERGVTFFDTAEVYGPFTNEELVGEALAPVRDQVIIATKFGFTFGDDGKQQILNSRPEHIRKVAEESLKRLKTDIIDLYYQHRVDPEVPIEDVAGTVRDLIQEGKVKYFGLSEAGVGTIRRAHQIQPVAALQSEYSLWWREPEKDILPALEELGIGFVPFSPLGKGFLTGAINEDTTFSENDFRNCVPRFSPEARKANQTLVDLLGDIAASKQASRAQVAIAWILAQKPWIVPIPGTTKLHRLEENIAGASVELTAEDLREIESAMAKITIQGNRYPEALQKRVGR comes from the coding sequence ATGAAAAAACGCAAACTGGGAAACAGCAATTTGGAAGTTTCATCGATTGGTTTTGGTTGCATGGGATTGAGTTATGGATATGGCCCGGCGACGGATAAGAAAGAAGGAATCGCTTTAATCCGAGCTGCCGTTGAGCGAGGGGTGACCTTTTTTGATACCGCTGAAGTCTATGGGCCGTTCACCAACGAGGAGTTGGTCGGCGAGGCCCTCGCCCCGGTTCGCGACCAGGTCATCATTGCCACTAAATTCGGTTTTACCTTTGGAGATGATGGCAAGCAGCAAATTTTGAACAGTAGACCTGAGCACATCAGGAAGGTCGCTGAAGAAAGCCTCAAGCGCTTGAAGACAGACATCATCGATCTGTATTACCAGCACCGTGTTGATCCCGAGGTGCCCATCGAAGATGTCGCCGGAACTGTTCGTGACCTGATCCAGGAAGGAAAGGTTAAGTACTTTGGGCTATCCGAAGCTGGAGTAGGCACAATCCGCCGTGCTCACCAGATTCAACCGGTTGCCGCTCTTCAGAGTGAGTATTCTCTCTGGTGGCGCGAGCCTGAGAAAGACATTTTGCCGGCTCTTGAAGAACTCGGGATTGGTTTTGTGCCCTTCAGCCCTCTTGGAAAGGGCTTTCTGACCGGTGCAATCAACGAGGACACAACATTTTCTGAAAATGATTTTCGTAACTGTGTGCCGCGCTTTTCGCCCGAGGCACGTAAGGCGAACCAGACTCTGGTCGATTTGCTTGGAGACATTGCAGCAAGCAAGCAGGCGTCACGCGCTCAGGTTGCTATTGCGTGGATTCTTGCCCAAAAGCCCTGGATTGTCCCAATTCCCGGCACCACGAAACTCCACCGTCTAGAAGAGAACATCGCCGGGGCTTCCGTCGAGCTGACAGCCGAGGATCTGCGCGAAATCGAGAGCGCGATGGCTAAAATCACTATTCAAGGGAATCGCTACCCTGAGGCCCTTCAGAAGCGGGTCGGTCGCTGA
- a CDS encoding transporter has product MKLKIQIFFLLLVCLLFWTGTAVAGGGAGNHFTNGGEGIKVATVGPPGFYYRLYNFFYHVDTLKDGHKDSSGDLDLFVFAQVHRPIWVTNIKLLGGDWLPNVVIPVVYTDFDLDFDSFSISDERVSLGDCVVEPIAIAWHGKQWDAVFGAMAWVPVGHYDPDHPAGAGKGYWTAQFDLGGTYYPDKEKTWSLSWLGRYETHFKQRGHDVTYGDDFHFEWGIGKALPPSMGIGLLRGFELGVVGYAQFQITDDRGKDVTWDKVHDRVFAVGPEIRFAIPKWKTLIEMRTNIEFGAVDRTEGIMTSLNITRAF; this is encoded by the coding sequence ATGAAGTTGAAAATACAAATTTTTTTTCTTTTGCTGGTTTGCCTGCTTTTCTGGACAGGAACGGCCGTGGCCGGTGGAGGCGCCGGCAATCATTTCACCAACGGCGGTGAAGGTATCAAGGTGGCTACGGTTGGCCCTCCCGGTTTTTACTATCGCTTATACAATTTCTTCTATCATGTCGACACGTTGAAAGATGGCCATAAGGACTCGTCTGGGGATCTGGACCTATTTGTCTTCGCTCAGGTTCACAGGCCAATCTGGGTAACTAATATCAAGCTTCTCGGCGGGGATTGGCTTCCCAACGTGGTCATCCCAGTTGTCTACACGGATTTTGATCTTGATTTTGATTCTTTCTCCATTTCAGATGAACGAGTCTCCCTCGGTGACTGTGTTGTTGAGCCTATTGCCATTGCCTGGCATGGAAAACAGTGGGACGCGGTATTCGGCGCGATGGCCTGGGTGCCTGTCGGTCACTATGATCCCGACCATCCTGCGGGGGCGGGGAAAGGCTACTGGACAGCACAGTTCGACCTTGGCGGCACCTATTACCCCGACAAGGAAAAAACATGGAGCCTGTCCTGGCTTGGTCGTTATGAAACGCACTTCAAGCAGCGTGGCCACGATGTTACGTACGGTGACGACTTCCACTTTGAGTGGGGGATAGGAAAGGCTCTACCTCCTTCGATGGGAATCGGTCTGCTCCGGGGCTTTGAACTCGGCGTGGTGGGATATGCCCAGTTCCAGATCACGGACGACCGGGGCAAGGATGTAACATGGGATAAAGTGCATGACCGAGTGTTTGCCGTTGGTCCGGAAATTAGGTTTGCCATTCCCAAGTGGAAAACCTTGATCGAAATGCGGACAAACATCGAATTTGGAGCCGTGGACCGTACCGAAGGGATAATGACCAGTTTGAATATCACCAGGGCTTTTTAA
- a CDS encoding AraC family transcriptional regulator: MKRQKLMLDSAMGGLVESIARLAEKGELRPTAIPELSLFRRTEPSEPITGMYEPSVCLIAQGAKRVQLGNDTYIYDASHYLFAGLHLPVVAQVIEASHEKPYLGLKLTFDYRDISQLMADSLLPPPRTQKTDRGMATGELTVTLVNAFQRLVDLLDDEQDIPILAPVIQREIYYRLLVGDQGARLRQLAAMGTQSQQVARVITWLKANFSKPLRVDELAEMANMGTSTFHHHFRSMTALSPLQYQKHLRLQEARRLMLSESIDAASAAFQVGYESPTQFSREYSRLFGAPPMRDITNLRQMVTLENE, translated from the coding sequence ATGAAAAGGCAGAAGCTAATGCTTGATTCTGCCATGGGTGGTCTGGTGGAAAGCATTGCACGGTTAGCTGAGAAAGGAGAGTTGCGACCAACAGCCATTCCCGAACTATCGCTCTTTCGCAGAACCGAGCCTTCCGAGCCGATTACCGGGATGTACGAACCGAGTGTCTGCTTGATTGCTCAGGGCGCTAAACGAGTACAGTTAGGTAATGACACTTACATATACGATGCGAGCCACTATCTTTTCGCCGGCCTGCATTTACCTGTCGTTGCCCAGGTAATCGAGGCCAGCCATGAAAAGCCGTATCTGGGCCTTAAGCTGACGTTTGATTATCGCGACATTTCCCAGCTCATGGCGGATAGCCTGCTCCCTCCTCCACGAACCCAGAAAACAGACAGGGGAATGGCTACCGGGGAATTGACAGTGACCTTAGTGAACGCTTTTCAAAGGCTGGTGGACCTGCTTGATGACGAGCAAGACATTCCAATACTTGCGCCGGTAATCCAGCGTGAGATTTATTATCGATTACTGGTGGGAGATCAGGGGGCGAGGTTGCGGCAACTCGCAGCGATGGGCACCCAAAGCCAGCAAGTTGCCCGAGTCATAACATGGTTAAAAGCAAACTTTTCAAAGCCGTTAAGAGTCGACGAACTTGCAGAAATGGCCAATATGGGCACATCAACCTTTCATCACCACTTTCGCAGCATGACGGCGCTCAGTCCACTCCAGTACCAGAAGCACCTGCGACTGCAAGAAGCCCGGAGATTGATGCTGTCCGAATCTATCGATGCCGCATCTGCCGCCTTTCAGGTCGGCTACGAGAGTCCGACCCAGTTCAGTCGTGAGTACAGTCGCCTATTCGGTGCACCTCCAATGCGCGATATCACCAACCTTCGACAAATGGTGACCCTTGAAAATGAATGA